A genomic stretch from uncultured Pseudodesulfovibrio sp. includes:
- a CDS encoding VCBS domain-containing protein yields the protein MADTTTTQQIPVLRISLPGPGESTSYQLTADTLIKFTFDLSEAEFIGNGNNLEILVEGGGKIILVDYLLFAEMDNPPVFEMMDGEMVPGGVYLFAFEGTDQATTEDIETAADAGATGSGAGAYSDDAGSLFAGLDALGGQGDAYDTHSVEAPDPIPVELLEEPTPPVAVDDVNIIIEDEWNRGEGEETENGQGPLGFVEGNLLLNDYDADNIDYPETGGALTELSVNAIDFVGEDFTGNNPDAIAVTDAGVQVNGLYGILTVYADGSYHYELDQNLADPLREGQEVEEVFNYTAIDPDGNSSNVASLTITVVGRNDAPDAFNDTPVDDIIEQGSIVAGVAITTGNVLHNDSDVDNIGYEDLDPAYADLIPTDPNGVIELGVTSIYSYDTYQYDDTPENGVLTVEGQYGTLTINTNGSYEYVLDQEKADPLNTEDDLIETFSYSMWDGDKFDYALLTIPIHGSNDAPVAAVDTGAFTEAIDEATAAIVAGNVLANDTDIDNVDLGEVGTPELTVSDIDYTGGGTPPARTSTAYVADHIVEGEFGTLYLNNDGSYHYVEDKNATDPLNTDDAPVTDVFTYEVSDNQSGGALTDTATLTITISGANDSPVATLDTNAFTEAVDAAAAADVFGNVLANDTDIDNVDLGEVGTPELTVSDIDYTGGGTPPARTSTAYVADHIVEGEFGTLYLNNDGSYHYVEDKNATDPLNTDDAPVTDVFTYEVSDNQSGGALTDTATLTITISGANDSPVATLDTNAFTEAVDTAAAADVFGNVLANDTDIDNVDLGEVGTPELTVSDIDYTGGGTPPARTSTAYVADHIVEGEFGTLYLNNDGSYHYVEDKNATDPLNTDDAPVTDVFTYEVSDNQSGGALTDTATLTITISGANDSPVATLDTNAFTEAVDTAAAADVFGNVLANDTDIDNVDLGEVGTPELTVSDIDYTGGGTPPARTSTAYVADHIVEGEFGTLYLNNDGSYHYVEDKNATDPLNTDDAPVTDVFTYEVSDNQSGGALTDTATLTITISGANDSPVATLDTNAFTEAVDTAAAADVFGNVLANDTDIDNVDLGEVGTPELTVSDIDYTGGGTPPARTSTAYVADHIVEGEFGTLYLNNDGSYHYVEDKNATDPLNTDDAPVTDVFTYEVSDNQSGGALTDTATLTITISGANDSPVATLDTNAFTEAVDTAAAADVFGNVLANDTDIDNVDLGEVGTPELTVSDIDYTGGGTPPARTSTAYVADHIVEGEFGTLYLNNDGSYHYVEDKNATDPLNTDDAPVTDVFTYEVSDNQSGGALTDTATLTITISGANDSPVATLDTNAFTEAVDAAAAGDVFGNVLANDTDIDNVDLGEVGTPELTVSDIDYTGGGTPPARTSTAYVADHIVEGEFGTLYLNNDGSYHYVEDKNATDPLNTDDAPVTDVFTYEVSDNQSGGALTDTATLTITISGANDSPVATLDTNAFTEAVDAAAAGDVFGNVLANDTDIDNVDLGDIGTPELTVSGIDYTGGGTPPARTSTEYVADHVIEGVWGTLYINEDGSYHYVEDKDATDPLNIDDAAVTDVFTYEVSDNQSGGALTDTATLTITIDPANDTPIAVHDGSHDIFIETSVVTVIDDWSNISGSVYNGPGYSLTAQAFDSFGDPVSDVAFTTWGNDQHLGIYTGGPSDDQKVDDTGATEQITFEFDDPQTSFSIEFIAQGSNHVNAYVYPVGGGTPTLFTNVGNAVYITPGFEFDTIVFIPDGSFGMESLTTVTGGESSISGVADGNVLANDYDVDNVDFDSAVAAGNMSLLELSVTDVDSTNAPGNTPTTGSDIDGDYFSINGEFGSLKVYDTGEWAYTPFEEVNGEGGWQNLDSSSTDVFEYTVSDGSGGTDTAFIEVSLNVNTGNVLGGSGTVLGSASDDVIFPVDGDDVYSGAGSDMIVIDPENLGSDATSIDIFDFSDVDSLALGNLEGATVEITSNTNDVNLVFTDIDGSDDIVVNLLGVTPVNDAVNQVVEITTSDDLNALIQSIIDSGNDAII from the coding sequence ATGGCTGATACCACTACCACCCAACAGATCCCTGTACTGCGGATCTCATTGCCTGGCCCAGGCGAGTCAACGTCGTATCAACTTACGGCGGATACTCTGATAAAGTTTACCTTTGATCTTTCCGAAGCGGAATTCATTGGTAATGGAAATAACTTGGAAATACTTGTAGAAGGCGGTGGCAAGATAATCCTTGTCGATTATCTGCTTTTTGCTGAAATGGATAACCCGCCTGTCTTTGAAATGATGGACGGCGAAATGGTTCCGGGCGGCGTGTATCTTTTCGCATTTGAAGGGACGGACCAAGCCACAACAGAAGATATTGAGACTGCGGCTGATGCCGGTGCAACCGGTTCGGGCGCAGGTGCTTATTCTGATGATGCTGGAAGTCTTTTTGCTGGCCTGGATGCTCTCGGAGGCCAGGGCGATGCGTATGACACACACTCAGTAGAAGCGCCCGATCCTATTCCGGTCGAATTGCTTGAAGAACCGACTCCTCCCGTAGCCGTCGACGATGTAAACATCATTATAGAGGATGAATGGAATCGAGGCGAAGGAGAAGAAACTGAAAACGGACAAGGACCGCTCGGATTTGTTGAAGGCAACCTGCTTCTCAACGACTACGACGCTGACAACATAGACTACCCCGAAACAGGTGGCGCTCTGACCGAACTTTCGGTCAATGCAATCGATTTCGTCGGAGAAGACTTTACAGGAAACAATCCTGACGCAATTGCAGTGACCGATGCAGGAGTCCAGGTCAATGGCCTGTATGGCATCCTGACTGTATATGCAGACGGCTCATATCATTATGAACTCGACCAGAATCTGGCGGACCCCCTTCGGGAAGGTCAGGAAGTTGAAGAAGTATTCAACTACACAGCAATCGATCCCGACGGCAACAGCAGCAACGTGGCTTCGTTGACCATCACCGTGGTCGGCCGCAACGACGCACCAGACGCCTTCAATGACACCCCTGTTGATGACATCATTGAACAAGGCTCAATCGTTGCAGGGGTTGCAATCACCACCGGCAACGTTCTCCATAATGATTCCGATGTCGACAACATCGGATATGAAGACCTTGACCCTGCGTATGCGGACCTGATTCCTACAGACCCCAACGGAGTCATCGAACTGGGTGTCACTAGCATTTACAGTTACGACACCTACCAGTACGACGACACGCCTGAAAATGGCGTTCTGACGGTTGAAGGGCAATACGGGACGCTCACTATCAACACGAACGGTTCCTATGAATATGTTCTTGACCAGGAGAAGGCTGACCCGCTGAACACTGAAGACGACCTCATCGAAACCTTCAGTTACAGTATGTGGGATGGTGACAAGTTTGATTACGCCCTTCTGACTATACCTATCCACGGTTCCAACGATGCCCCTGTGGCAGCTGTGGATACCGGTGCGTTCACCGAAGCAATTGACGAAGCCACGGCAGCAATTGTCGCTGGCAACGTGCTCGCCAATGACACCGACATCGACAACGTCGATCTCGGCGAAGTCGGCACGCCCGAACTCACGGTCTCCGACATCGACTACACCGGCGGCGGCACTCCGCCTGCCCGCACCAGCACGGCCTACGTGGCTGACCACATCGTGGAAGGCGAGTTCGGTACCCTGTACCTGAACAACGACGGCAGCTACCATTATGTCGAGGACAAGAACGCGACAGATCCGCTGAACACCGACGATGCACCGGTCACGGATGTCTTCACCTATGAGGTGTCCGACAACCAGTCCGGCGGCGCACTGACAGACACGGCAACGTTGACCATCACCATCAGTGGTGCCAATGACTCGCCGGTCGCGACGCTTGATACCAACGCCTTTACCGAGGCAGTGGACGCAGCCGCGGCAGCAGACGTGTTCGGCAACGTGCTCGCCAATGACACCGACATCGACAACGTCGATCTCGGCGAAGTCGGCACGCCCGAACTCACGGTCTCCGACATCGACTACACCGGCGGCGGCACTCCGCCTGCCCGCACCAGCACGGCCTACGTGGCTGACCACATCGTGGAAGGCGAGTTCGGTACCCTGTACCTGAACAACGACGGCAGCTACCATTATGTCGAGGACAAGAACGCAACCGATCCGCTGAACACCGACGATGCACCGGTCACGGATGTCTTCACCTATGAGGTGTCCGACAACCAGTCCGGCGGCGCACTGACAGATACGGCAACGTTGACCATCACCATCAGTGGTGCCAATGACTCGCCGGTCGCGACGCTTGATACCAACGCCTTTACCGAGGCAGTGGATACAGCCGCGGCAGCAGACGTGTTCGGCAACGTGCTCGCCAATGACACCGACATCGACAACGTTGATCTCGGCGAAGTCGGCACGCCCGAACTCACGGTCTCCGACATCGACTACACCGGCGGCGGCACTCCGCCTGCCCGCACCAGCACGGCCTACGTGGCTGACCACATCGTGGAAGGCGAGTTCGGTACCCTGTACCTGAACAACGACGGCAGCTACCATTATGTCGAGGACAAGAACGCAACAGATCCGCTGAACACCGACGATGCACCGGTCACGGATGTCTTCACCTATGAGGTGTCCGACAACCAGTCCGGCGGCGCACTGACCGACACGGCAACGTTGACCATCACCATCAGTGGTGCCAATGACTCGCCGGTCGCGACGCTTGATACCAACGCCTTTACCGAGGCGGTGGATACAGCCGCGGCAGCAGACGTGTTCGGCAACGTGCTCGCCAATGACACCGACATCGACAACGTTGATCTCGGCGAAGTCGGCACGCCCGAACTCACGGTCTCCGACATCGACTACACCGGCGGCGGCACTCCGCCTGCCCGCACCAGCACGGCCTACGTGGCTGACCACATCGTGGAAGGCGAGTTCGGTACCCTGTACCTGAACAACGACGGCAGCTACCATTATGTCGAGGACAAGAACGCAACCGATCCGCTGAACACCGACGATGCACCGGTCACGGATGTCTTCACCTATGAGGTGTCCGACAACCAGTCCGGCGGCGCACTGACAGATACGGCAACGTTGACCATCACCATCAGTGGTGCCAATGACTCGCCGGTCGCGACGCTTGATACCAACGCCTTTACCGAGGCAGTGGATACAGCCGCGGCAGCAGACGTGTTCGGCAACGTGCTCGCCAATGACACCGACATCGACAACGTTGATCTCGGCGAAGTCGGCACGCCCGAACTCACGGTCTCCGACATCGACTACACCGGCGGCGGCACTCCGCCTGCCCGCACCAGCACGGCCTACGTGGCTGACCACATCGTGGAAGGCGAGTTCGGTACCCTGTACCTGAACAACGACGGCAGCTACCATTATGTCGAGGACAAGAACGCAACAGATCCGCTGAACACCGACGATGCACCGGTCACGGATGTCTTCACCTATGAGGTGTCCGACAACCAGTCCGGCGGCGCACTGACCGACACGGCAACGTTGACCATCACCATCAGTGGTGCCAATGACTCGCCGGTCGCGACGCTTGATACCAACGCCTTTACCGAGGCAGTGGACACAGCCGCGGCAGCAGACGTGTTCGGCAACGTGCTCGCCAATGACACCGACATCGACAACGTTGATCTCGGCGAAGTCGGCACGCCCGAACTCACGGTCTCCGACATCGACTACACCGGCGGCGGCACTCCGCCTGCCCGCACCAGCACGGCCTACGTGGCTGACCACATCGTGGAAGGCGAGTTCGGTACCCTGTACCTGAACAACGACGGCAGCTACCATTATGTCGAGGACAAGAACGCAACCGATCCGCTGAACACCGACGATGCACCGGTCACGGATGTCTTCACCTATGAGGTGTCCGACAACCAGTCCGGCGGCGCACTGACAGATACGGCAACGTTGACCATCACCATCAGTGGTGCCAATGACTCGCCGGTCGCGACGCTTGATACCAACGCCTTTACCGAGGCAGTGGACGCAGCTGCGGCAGGAGATGTGTTCGGCAACGTGCTCGCAAATGACACCGACATCGACAACGTTGATCTCGGCGAAGTCGGCACGCCCGAACTCACGGTCTCCGACATCGACTACACCGGCGGCGGCACTCCGCCTGCCCGCACCAGCACGGCCTACGTGGCTGACCACATTGTGGAAGGCGAGTTCGGCACCCTGTACCTGAACAACGACGGCAGCTACCATTATGTCGAGGACAAGAACGCAACAGATCCGCTGAACACCGACGATGCACCGGTCACGGATGTCTTCACCTATGAGGTGTCCGACAACCAGTCCGGCGGCGCACTGACAGACACGGCAACGTTGACCATCACCATCAGTGGTGCCAACGACTCGCCGGTCGCGACGCTTGATACCAACGCCTTTACCGAGGCAGTGGACGCAGCTGCGGCAGGAGATGTGTTCGGCAACGTGCTCGCAAATGACACCGACATCGACAACGTTGATCTCGGCGATATCGGCACGCCCGAACTCACGGTCTCCGGCATCGACTACACCGGCGGCGGCACTCCGCCTGCCCGGACCAGTACCGAATATGTGGCTGACCATGTGATCGAAGGAGTTTGGGGCACCCTGTACATAAATGAGGACGGAAGTTACCACTACGTCGAGGATAAGGATGCGACCGATCCGTTGAACATCGATGACGCGGCAGTTACAGATGTCTTCACCTATGAGGTGTCCGACAACCAATCCGGCGGCGCACTGACAGATACGGCAACGTTGACCATCACCATTGATCCGGCCAACGACACCCCCATCGCAGTTCATGACGGCTCTCATGACATATTCATCGAGACCTCGGTCGTCACCGTCATTGATGATTGGAGCAATATCTCCGGCTCTGTCTACAACGGTCCTGGCTACTCACTGACTGCCCAGGCTTTTGACAGCTTCGGAGATCCCGTCAGCGATGTCGCATTCACCACCTGGGGCAACGATCAACACCTCGGTATCTACACAGGCGGTCCCAGTGATGACCAAAAGGTCGACGACACCGGCGCCACTGAGCAGATCACCTTCGAGTTCGATGATCCTCAAACTTCGTTCAGCATCGAATTCATCGCTCAGGGTTCAAACCACGTAAATGCATATGTCTACCCCGTTGGAGGCGGGACTCCTACCTTGTTCACCAACGTCGGAAACGCTGTATACATCACCCCGGGCTTTGAATTCGACACCATCGTCTTCATACCTGACGGTTCATTCGGCATGGAAAGCCTGACCACCGTGACTGGTGGAGAAAGCTCCATCTCCGGCGTGGCAGATGGCAATGTACTTGCGAACGACTACGACGTGGACAACGTGGACTTTGACTCCGCAGTCGCCGCAGGCAACATGAGCCTGCTCGAACTGAGCGTAACCGATGTCGATAGCACTAACGCCCCCGGCAACACGCCGACCACGGGCAGTGACATTGACGGAGATTACTTCTCCATCAACGGTGAATTCGGTTCGCTGAAGGTCTACGACACCGGAGAATGGGCATACACCCCGTTCGAAGAAGTAAACGGCGAAGGCGGATGGCAGAACCTCGATTCAAGTTCTACCGATGTCTTCGAATACACAGTATCGGATGGTTCCGGCGGCACTGACACCGCATTCATCGAAGTCTCGTTGAATGTAAACACAGGTAATGTTCTGGGCGGCTCCGGCACAGTGCTGGGCAGCGCCAGCGACGACGTCATCTTCCCCGTAGATGGTGACGACGTTTACTCCGGCGCAGGATCAGACATGATAGTCATTGATCCCGAGAACCTCGGAAGTGATGCAACCTCTATCGACATCTTCGACTTCAGCGATGTTGACAGCCTCGCTCTGGGCAATCTGGAAGGTGCTACGGTCGAGATCACATCCAACACCAATGACGTGAACCTCGTATTCACCGACATCGACGGAAGTGATGACATTGTTGTCAACCTTCTGGGCGTCACCCCAGTGAACGATGCGGTCAATCAGGTCGTGGAAATCACAACCAGTGACGATTTGAACGCATTGATCCAGTCCATTATCGACTCCGGAAACGATGCAATCATTTAA
- a CDS encoding YitT family protein has translation MSGTSRSHLGKGPNFRLDIAYSTWWNLCLITTGSLIVSIGVKSLAVPHELVTGGIFGLASLMYYATDFLDPGWINFLLNIPLFIFAYFKVSRRFFLYSAYATIATTLFYTSITIHIPVGNQLYAAIASGVITGFGAGLVLRSLGSNGGLDVIAIYLFQRFNIGIGKVYLVFNAILFCGSIMKLPLDVIIASLIMVFITATIVEQTLSMFNQRKVVLIISNMADEISDNILHQLKQSATFLKGFGAYSRQERNVLMTVVNNVQLKKLEEITFTLDENALFIVENTFSVIGSSFSRRKIY, from the coding sequence ATGTCTGGCACAAGCAGATCGCATCTCGGCAAAGGGCCGAACTTTCGACTTGATATAGCCTATTCCACATGGTGGAATCTCTGTCTTATCACCACCGGCTCACTCATTGTTTCCATTGGAGTAAAAAGCCTGGCGGTACCGCATGAATTGGTGACCGGTGGCATTTTTGGCCTTGCGTCCCTTATGTATTACGCCACGGATTTCCTGGATCCAGGCTGGATTAATTTTCTGCTGAATATTCCTTTATTCATATTTGCATACTTCAAGGTCAGCAGAAGATTCTTCCTTTACAGTGCCTATGCAACCATTGCCACGACACTGTTCTATACATCCATCACGATTCATATCCCGGTGGGGAACCAACTCTATGCAGCCATCGCCAGTGGTGTCATCACGGGTTTTGGGGCCGGACTCGTTCTTCGATCTCTGGGATCCAACGGAGGACTCGATGTCATCGCCATATACCTGTTCCAACGCTTCAATATTGGAATAGGGAAAGTCTACCTAGTATTCAATGCAATCCTTTTCTGCGGCAGTATTATGAAACTTCCGCTTGATGTCATCATTGCATCCCTGATTATGGTTTTCATTACCGCCACTATAGTGGAACAAACGCTCTCAATGTTCAACCAAAGAAAGGTGGTCCTCATCATCTCCAACATGGCCGACGAGATCAGTGACAATATCCTCCACCAACTCAAACAAAGCGCAACCTTTCTGAAAGGCTTCGGAGCCTATTCCCGCCAAGAAAGAAATGTTTTGATGACCGTCGTCAACAACGTGCAACTCAAAAAGCTTGAAGAAATCACATTCACCCTTGACGAAAATGCATTGTTCATCGTGGAGAACACATTCTCAGTCATCGGATCAAGCTTCTCGCGTCGAAAGATTTATTGA
- the ablB gene encoding putative beta-lysine N-acetyltransferase — protein sequence MKLDSEDLPAIAYEIYEIGRQNGYTKLFAKVQAQDVPHFAALGFIDEARVPFMHKGESAGYFISKYLDQNRAIPKDIERISAVLNLTDQKSGTQPIQSSNHEILRLRLGNADKLAALYGEVFKTYPFPVDDPAFIRKSMLSNTIYFGILSKDRLVAAASMEIDTEWQCAEMTDFATLPEYQGKGAAGQLLLVMEQAAKNLALNTLYTIARAESFGMNIVFGRAGYAFGGTLHNNTQIAGKLESMNVWHKQIASRQRAELST from the coding sequence ATGAAACTTGATTCGGAGGATCTGCCTGCAATTGCATATGAAATATATGAAATCGGAAGGCAGAACGGGTATACCAAACTCTTTGCCAAGGTTCAGGCTCAGGATGTGCCCCACTTTGCCGCACTCGGCTTTATTGATGAAGCACGGGTACCGTTCATGCACAAAGGAGAAAGTGCCGGATATTTCATAAGTAAATATCTGGATCAGAACCGGGCAATTCCAAAAGATATCGAACGGATATCTGCTGTCCTTAATCTGACGGATCAAAAGTCCGGCACACAGCCCATACAGTCGTCGAACCACGAGATTCTCCGGCTCCGCCTCGGGAATGCTGACAAGCTGGCCGCGTTATATGGCGAAGTATTCAAGACATACCCGTTCCCTGTCGATGACCCCGCCTTCATTCGCAAGTCCATGCTTTCGAATACTATCTATTTCGGCATTCTCTCAAAGGATCGGCTTGTGGCCGCCGCTTCCATGGAGATCGACACAGAGTGGCAATGCGCAGAGATGACCGATTTCGCAACACTCCCGGAATATCAGGGGAAAGGGGCGGCTGGTCAACTCCTGCTCGTTATGGAGCAGGCCGCGAAAAATCTCGCGCTCAACACACTTTACACCATTGCACGAGCGGAAAGTTTCGGTATGAATATCGTTTTTGGGCGAGCGGGATATGCCTTTGGCGGCACCCTGCACAATAATACACAGATAGCAGGCAAATTGGAGAGCATGAATGTCTGGCACAAGCAGATCGCATCTCGGCAAAGGGCCGAACTTTCGACTTGA
- the ablA gene encoding lysine 2,3-aminomutase, translating into MSIFNEHQQEVAETLRESASKSDWTDWKWHIRNSIKTVDDFERVLGITFSENEKKIFTRTTLKFPMSVTPYYLSLIDTEDYRNDPVFRQSFPSPEELKIGRYDMTDPLHEDEDSPAPGITHRYPDRVLFHISNTCSMYCRHCTRKRKVGDVDSIPSSVDLEQGLEYIRNTPQIRDVLLSGGDPLMLSDEKLDWLLTKVREIEHVEVVRIGTRMPVVLPYRITDELVNMLKKHHPIWINTHFNHPRELTASSRRALQKLADAGIPLGNQSVLLAGINDCQRLIKTLNQKLVKNRVRPYYLYQCDLSEGLTHFRTPVGKGIEIIESLRGHTSGFSVPTYVVDAPGGGGKIPVMPNYIVSWGADKVILRNYEGVITTYNEPNSYEPNFCDRECSNCNLQLKEEDAEEKAIGIEKLLSDWDDTTSLTPENNERIERRDDAA; encoded by the coding sequence TTGTCGATATTCAATGAACACCAACAGGAAGTCGCGGAGACATTGCGTGAATCTGCATCCAAATCGGATTGGACCGATTGGAAATGGCATATACGCAATTCAATCAAGACCGTGGACGATTTTGAACGTGTTCTCGGGATAACATTCTCTGAAAATGAGAAAAAGATATTCACACGGACGACTCTGAAGTTCCCCATGTCCGTTACGCCATACTACCTCTCGCTTATTGATACTGAGGACTACAGGAACGACCCGGTCTTTCGTCAATCCTTCCCTTCACCAGAAGAATTGAAAATCGGACGCTACGACATGACTGATCCGTTGCACGAAGACGAAGACAGCCCCGCTCCTGGAATCACCCACCGATACCCGGACCGCGTACTTTTTCACATCAGCAACACCTGCTCGATGTACTGCCGTCACTGCACACGCAAGCGCAAAGTCGGTGACGTAGACTCCATTCCGTCCTCTGTCGATCTGGAGCAGGGGCTGGAATACATCCGCAATACGCCACAAATCCGTGACGTGCTGCTTTCGGGCGGTGACCCGCTTATGCTTTCCGACGAAAAACTGGATTGGCTCCTGACCAAGGTCCGGGAAATCGAGCATGTCGAAGTCGTGCGCATCGGAACCCGCATGCCCGTGGTTCTCCCGTATCGCATAACGGATGAACTCGTGAACATGCTGAAAAAGCACCATCCGATTTGGATCAACACCCATTTCAATCACCCACGCGAACTGACCGCATCTTCACGCCGAGCACTGCAAAAGCTGGCCGACGCAGGTATCCCACTCGGAAACCAGAGTGTTCTCCTGGCCGGAATCAATGACTGTCAGCGGCTCATCAAGACGTTGAACCAGAAGCTCGTAAAGAACCGAGTACGTCCCTATTATCTCTATCAGTGCGACCTTTCGGAAGGATTGACCCACTTCCGCACTCCGGTCGGAAAAGGCATCGAGATCATCGAAAGCCTACGTGGTCATACCAGCGGTTTCTCCGTACCAACATACGTGGTCGACGCCCCGGGTGGTGGCGGAAAAATCCCGGTCATGCCCAATTACATAGTCTCCTGGGGAGCCGACAAAGTCATTCTCAGGAACTATGAAGGTGTCATCACGACATACAATGAACCGAACTCATACGAACCCAACTTCTGTGATCGCGAATGCTCCAACTGCAACCTCCAACTCAAGGAAGAAGACGCAGAAGAAAAGGCCATAGGCATTGAAAAACTCCTGTCTGATTGGGACGACACCACCAGCCTCACGCCGGAAAACAACGAGCGGATCGAGAGGAGAGACGATGCAGCCTGA
- a CDS encoding amino acid ABC transporter ATP-binding protein — translation MSETPIIKISELNKWFGDNHVLKGINLDVLPSEVLCVIGASGSGKSTLLRCVNYLETFQQGEVEINGWELSGDEKRINALRARVGMVFQHFNLFPHMTVLGNVTEGPTQVKKMKKKDAKKIGKYFLNKVGLSDKENAYPNTLSGGQKQRVAIARALAMEPDVMLFDEPTSALDPELVGEVLSVMQTLAEDGMTMMIVTHEMGFAREVADTVAFMDEGVILEKDTPARIFDKPAEARTQEFLSQIL, via the coding sequence ATGAGCGAAACACCCATTATCAAGATCTCGGAACTGAACAAGTGGTTCGGGGACAACCATGTTCTCAAAGGCATCAATCTGGACGTCCTTCCATCGGAAGTCCTCTGCGTCATCGGGGCCAGCGGCTCCGGAAAATCGACATTGCTCCGTTGTGTCAACTACCTCGAAACATTCCAACAAGGCGAAGTAGAGATCAACGGCTGGGAATTATCCGGCGATGAAAAGCGCATCAACGCGCTGCGGGCCCGAGTCGGCATGGTCTTTCAGCACTTCAATCTGTTCCCGCACATGACCGTGCTTGGCAACGTCACTGAAGGCCCGACGCAGGTTAAGAAAATGAAGAAAAAGGACGCCAAAAAGATCGGAAAATATTTTTTGAACAAGGTCGGCCTGAGCGACAAAGAGAATGCATATCCAAACACATTGTCCGGTGGGCAAAAACAACGAGTTGCCATCGCCCGCGCGCTGGCCATGGAGCCGGATGTCATGCTCTTTGACGAACCGACATCCGCCCTCGACCCGGAGCTGGTGGGCGAGGTGCTGTCCGTCATGCAGACGCTGGCCGAAGACGGCATGACCATGATGATAGTTACACATGAAATGGGCTTTGCCCGTGAAGTTGCAGACACTGTGGCCTTCATGGATGAAGGAGTCATTCTGGAAAAAGATACTCCTGCGAGAATATTCGATAAACCAGCCGAAGCCCGGACTCAGGAATTCCTGAGTCAGATACTTTAA
- a CDS encoding amino acid ABC transporter permease, with protein sequence MYFDFTVLAKYLPFFLPAAWMTIKITTMGILLGLGLGLGTAFLRISQKPFFNLPARAYIYIIRGTPLLLQLLFIYFGLRSVVGFDALTAATLALGIHNGAYLAEIFRGAIISISEGQMEAARSLGMTHSRSMIRIILPQAFKRAIPALGNQFIIALKDSSLASTITINELLLKSQQLASSNYMMMEMLFIAALFYLFYTAIFSKTFRFIESRLDVDGVQA encoded by the coding sequence ATGTATTTCGATTTCACCGTGCTTGCGAAGTACCTTCCATTCTTTTTACCCGCGGCGTGGATGACCATCAAAATCACGACGATGGGGATTCTTCTCGGGCTTGGCCTCGGGCTCGGCACTGCATTTCTACGCATATCCCAAAAGCCATTTTTCAATCTCCCGGCCCGTGCCTATATTTATATAATCAGGGGTACCCCCCTGTTGCTCCAACTCCTGTTCATCTATTTCGGTCTGCGCAGTGTGGTGGGCTTTGACGCGTTGACCGCAGCCACGTTGGCGCTTGGCATTCACAATGGCGCATATCTCGCAGAGATATTTCGTGGCGCGATCATTTCCATCTCCGAAGGACAAATGGAAGCGGCCCGAAGCCTTGGCATGACCCACTCCCGTTCGATGATCCGCATTATTCTGCCGCAGGCATTCAAACGGGCCATACCAGCCTTAGGCAACCAATTCATTATCGCTTTGAAGGATTCGTCCCTGGCAAGCACCATCACCATCAACGAACTGCTGCTCAAATCCCAGCAACTGGCCTCGTCCAACTACATGATGATGGAAATGCTGTTCATCGCGGCACTCTTTTATCTTTTTTACACGGCTATCTTCAGCAAAACTTTCCGTTTTATCGAGTCCCGGCTCGATGTTGACGGTGTGCAGGCATAA